One genomic window of Paenibacillus xylanilyticus includes the following:
- a CDS encoding DEAD/DEAH box helicase, translating into MMQSLYGVWLGDVFFCFSGETSEPRVDAWTHVVRRLNFGDGGRLFQPAALRLAELRWPNPMRNAAEAKSTKRRQLLGRTLEGLAISPKDTFKLLLHWDDSILKAAGIQAGEEIRYWIKAAQFTQELLLRGEIAPSAEFAAKTGARRRTGQETLTGVWRPRLSQEADVERFRELAEAMPPIGLSAPGAYASSEPESREEAGAAVLFSFMSGMIHAVVTGELEGMDSDLSRYRTPFRRGSSPAAELWWNSLISMFRPVTVQGPTEEMAELIETLREAGGTGMPVIGSEETAPAEGELKLVLRLEPPLGEHETLWGITFWVDSAQEAGLRLPARTIWAHPDRDLDRGKVRYVSAAEQLLMALGQASELAPELEIALLQPRPEGIKLEQQSFFEFLTHAVPRLQKAGITVLMPSRWSRAGRRRAGLRLQMLNRGTERAPGAPNALGMEQLVAFKAEPMLDGKPVTAEELAALAEASVPYVMFRGEWIEVDTKEIRQVLRYMKKEEEQYMPLSEWLHLAAEEGEDAAWKGLSVFGAESEGLLSFLLDGQVLRSIEPRQVPAELHGELRPYQERGYQWLSAMRELGFGVCLADDMGLGKTVQVITCLLDLKHEEQQAAAEEARENEMYGSGDPSESGEIVPAEAVNLPALIVCPTSLLGNWQRELKRFAPNLSLYIHHGGQRLHGTAFQAEAQAHDIVLTTYHLAGRDGPDLASLHWSTVVLDEAQYIKNYRTKQAQSVMRLSAPHRIAMTGTPVENRLSELWSIFQFLNPGYLGTASSFRQRYTGMGTSEENSTSLRELHRLVSPFMLRRLKSDPDIRKDLPEKLELKSYCSLTPEQTILYQRVVDDLMGGLDGRNGIARKGIVLSSLTKLKQICDHPVLADSSRKDHAKVEASGKMERLLELVDAIRDNGESALIFTQYVAMGELLVSRLTQRYEEEPYFLHGGVSKAQRDEMVETFQKGEGPSLFVLSLRAGGVGLNLTRASHVIHYDRWWNPAVENQATDRVFRIGQNRNVQVHKLICQGTLEERIDELIESKKALSEQVVGSGENWLTEMSDDELRGLISLQGETWL; encoded by the coding sequence ATGATGCAATCGCTGTATGGAGTATGGCTTGGTGACGTATTTTTTTGTTTTTCCGGTGAAACATCGGAGCCGCGTGTGGATGCATGGACCCACGTGGTAAGGAGGCTGAATTTTGGCGACGGAGGTCGTCTGTTTCAGCCTGCCGCTCTTCGCCTTGCGGAGCTGCGTTGGCCCAATCCGATGCGTAATGCTGCGGAAGCCAAGAGTACGAAGCGGCGCCAATTGCTTGGACGGACGCTGGAAGGGCTTGCGATCTCGCCCAAAGATACATTTAAACTGCTGCTTCATTGGGATGACAGCATATTGAAAGCCGCAGGAATTCAGGCAGGTGAGGAGATTCGCTACTGGATAAAAGCAGCACAGTTCACACAGGAGCTGCTGCTGCGCGGAGAGATTGCGCCTTCTGCCGAATTTGCTGCCAAGACGGGGGCGCGGCGACGGACGGGACAAGAAACGCTGACAGGGGTATGGCGACCTCGTCTGTCTCAGGAAGCAGATGTGGAGCGTTTCCGTGAACTGGCGGAAGCCATGCCGCCAATCGGCTTGTCTGCACCTGGTGCATACGCTTCCTCCGAGCCGGAATCGCGGGAGGAGGCAGGTGCTGCTGTCCTGTTTTCATTCATGAGCGGCATGATTCATGCTGTCGTAACAGGAGAACTGGAAGGGATGGACAGTGACTTGTCAAGATACCGCACCCCGTTTCGGCGCGGTTCTTCTCCAGCAGCCGAACTGTGGTGGAACAGCCTGATCTCGATGTTCCGTCCCGTGACTGTACAGGGGCCAACGGAGGAAATGGCAGAGCTGATCGAGACATTGCGAGAAGCAGGGGGCACAGGGATGCCCGTAATCGGCAGTGAGGAAACTGCCCCTGCCGAAGGGGAACTGAAGCTGGTGCTTCGGCTTGAACCGCCTCTTGGCGAGCATGAAACGTTGTGGGGCATCACCTTTTGGGTAGATAGTGCACAGGAGGCTGGTCTGAGATTGCCTGCACGAACCATCTGGGCTCATCCGGATCGGGACCTGGATCGGGGGAAAGTGCGCTACGTATCCGCAGCGGAGCAGCTGCTCATGGCCCTCGGTCAAGCCAGTGAATTGGCACCTGAACTGGAAATAGCCCTGCTTCAACCTCGCCCGGAAGGGATAAAATTGGAGCAGCAGTCCTTTTTTGAGTTTTTGACTCACGCGGTGCCGCGTTTGCAGAAGGCAGGAATAACCGTGCTTATGCCATCCCGCTGGAGTCGTGCAGGCAGGCGTAGAGCCGGTCTGCGTTTACAGATGCTCAATCGTGGCACGGAACGGGCGCCTGGCGCTCCGAATGCACTGGGGATGGAACAACTGGTTGCCTTCAAGGCGGAACCGATGCTGGACGGCAAACCTGTTACTGCAGAGGAGCTTGCTGCGTTAGCCGAAGCTTCGGTACCTTATGTGATGTTCCGCGGCGAATGGATCGAAGTCGACACGAAGGAGATTCGCCAGGTTCTGCGATATATGAAAAAAGAAGAAGAACAATATATGCCGTTATCCGAATGGCTTCATCTGGCTGCAGAGGAAGGCGAGGATGCAGCCTGGAAGGGATTATCCGTCTTTGGTGCGGAATCCGAAGGTCTGCTCTCCTTCCTGCTGGACGGACAGGTGCTTCGCAGTATCGAACCGCGGCAAGTGCCTGCGGAGCTGCATGGGGAACTCCGGCCATATCAGGAGCGCGGCTATCAATGGTTGTCTGCGATGCGTGAGCTTGGCTTCGGAGTTTGCCTCGCGGATGATATGGGTCTCGGGAAGACAGTTCAGGTGATCACATGCCTGTTGGACCTGAAACATGAAGAACAGCAGGCAGCGGCGGAAGAAGCGCGTGAAAATGAAATGTATGGTTCGGGTGATCCATCGGAGTCTGGCGAGATTGTACCTGCAGAGGCTGTCAACTTGCCAGCACTCATCGTCTGCCCGACTTCTCTGCTTGGCAACTGGCAGCGTGAGCTCAAGCGATTCGCGCCAAATCTGTCCCTGTACATCCATCATGGGGGACAGCGGCTTCATGGCACTGCGTTTCAGGCTGAGGCACAGGCACATGATATCGTGCTGACGACCTATCATCTGGCTGGCCGGGACGGACCTGACCTTGCCTCATTGCACTGGTCAACCGTGGTCCTTGATGAAGCGCAGTATATCAAAAACTATCGTACCAAGCAGGCGCAAAGTGTGATGCGCTTATCGGCACCTCACCGGATAGCGATGACTGGTACACCGGTCGAAAACCGTTTGAGCGAGCTGTGGTCGATTTTCCAATTCCTTAATCCCGGATATCTTGGAACGGCTTCATCGTTCCGCCAGCGATACACCGGAATGGGGACCTCCGAAGAAAACAGCACGTCCCTGCGGGAGCTTCACCGGCTTGTTTCGCCGTTCATGCTGCGCAGGCTCAAAAGCGATCCGGATATCCGCAAGGATCTGCCGGAGAAGCTGGAGCTAAAATCATACTGCTCACTGACACCGGAGCAGACGATTCTGTATCAACGTGTGGTGGATGACCTGATGGGTGGATTGGACGGCCGAAACGGCATTGCCCGCAAAGGGATTGTATTATCGTCACTCACCAAACTGAAGCAAATCTGCGACCATCCGGTACTGGCAGACAGCAGCCGCAAGGATCATGCGAAAGTCGAGGCATCCGGTAAAATGGAACGCTTGCTGGAATTGGTTGATGCGATCCGTGACAACGGAGAATCAGCACTCATTTTCACTCAATATGTGGCCATGGGCGAGCTGTTGGTATCGCGCCTGACGCAGCGTTATGAGGAAGAACCGTATTTCCTGCACGGCGGCGTGTCCAAGGCACAGAGGGACGAGATGGTGGAGACATTCCAAAAGGGTGAGGGCCCTTCACTATTCGTTCTATCCCTCCGGGCTGGTGGGGTAGGTCTGAATCTGACGCGTGCCAGCCATGTCATTCACTATGATCGCTGGTGGAATCCAGCGGTGGAGAATCAGGCAACGGATCGGGTGTTCCGAATTGGGCAGAATCGCAACGTGCAGGTTCACAAGCTGATCTGCCAGGGTACGCTCGAGGAACGCATAGATGAGTTAATTGAGAGCAAGAAAGCACTTTCCGAACAGGTGGTTGGTTCCGGGGAGAACTGGCTGACCGAAATGTCGGACGATGAATTGCGCGGACTGATCTCACTACAGGGTGAGACGTGGTTATAA
- a CDS encoding M15 family metallopeptidase — MKSRTGRQRHIAVLLSSLMICGALLSACQDGSGSEESQDLNAAGNTQQETDGTTVHLTEDTGDDGDKTNGSETDQPSSGENGDSGNASADEEQDPSDAGNGTAAGDPLMEKRSISAMQNTIDSQSVVTNAESMTVIVNKQRSLPEGYEPDDLVEPNVPFSFDGPHEKRHMRKEAAEALEKLFAGAEADGIELRAVSGYRSYERQVSIYNNNVQTKGQEYTDRVSSKPGRSEHQTGLAIDVSSPSVGNALEEVFGTSKEGEWLAEHAADYGFVIRYLKGEEDITGYVYEPWHIRYVGTDLAPDIAKSGLTLEEYFDEANIKL; from the coding sequence ATGAAATCACGAACAGGAAGACAGCGCCATATCGCGGTATTGCTGTCCTCGCTTATGATATGCGGAGCATTGCTGTCCGCCTGCCAGGATGGCTCTGGATCTGAGGAAAGTCAGGATCTGAACGCTGCAGGCAATACGCAGCAGGAAACGGACGGAACGACCGTTCATTTAACCGAGGACACAGGGGATGACGGCGACAAGACAAACGGCAGCGAGACAGATCAGCCGTCATCTGGTGAGAACGGGGATTCCGGCAATGCTTCTGCGGATGAAGAGCAGGACCCTTCAGATGCTGGCAATGGGACAGCTGCGGGTGACCCTCTGATGGAGAAGCGAAGCATCAGTGCGATGCAAAATACGATTGACAGCCAATCCGTTGTTACCAATGCAGAGTCCATGACGGTTATCGTGAACAAGCAGCGCAGTCTGCCGGAAGGCTATGAGCCAGACGATTTGGTAGAGCCGAATGTGCCATTTTCCTTCGATGGTCCTCACGAGAAGCGCCACATGCGGAAGGAAGCTGCAGAAGCGCTGGAGAAGCTGTTTGCAGGAGCTGAGGCGGACGGCATCGAGCTGCGCGCGGTGTCTGGATACCGTTCATATGAACGCCAGGTTTCCATCTATAACAACAATGTGCAGACCAAAGGACAAGAATATACAGATCGTGTGAGCTCTAAGCCGGGCAGAAGTGAACATCAGACGGGTCTTGCGATCGACGTATCCAGCCCGAGTGTAGGTAATGCCCTGGAAGAAGTGTTTGGCACCTCCAAGGAAGGCGAGTGGCTGGCAGAACATGCTGCAGACTATGGCTTCGTTATCCGCTATCTTAAGGGTGAGGAAGACATTACGGGTTACGTCTACGAGCCTTGGCACATCCGATATGTCGGAACCGATCTGGCACCCGATATTGCGAAAAGCGGGTTGACCCTTGAAGAATACTTTGATGAGGCCAATATTAAACTGTAA
- a CDS encoding RidA family protein — protein sequence MSKQQVFTGSPWEPLVGYCRAIRVGNRIEVAGTTAMQDGVVVGAGDPYAQTRFVLQTIEKALNELGADLSDVIRTRMFVTDISRWEEVGKAHGEFFGQIQPVATMVEVSALIDPLLMVEIEAEAIIENDPEAE from the coding sequence ATGAGTAAACAGCAGGTATTTACCGGTTCACCATGGGAACCACTTGTGGGGTATTGCCGGGCCATCCGGGTAGGAAACCGGATAGAGGTAGCAGGAACGACAGCCATGCAGGACGGTGTTGTCGTGGGAGCGGGTGATCCATACGCTCAGACCAGATTTGTTTTGCAGACGATTGAGAAGGCGCTCAATGAACTAGGTGCAGACTTGTCGGACGTGATTAGAACCCGCATGTTCGTGACGGATATCTCCCGCTGGGAGGAAGTAGGCAAGGCCCATGGCGAATTCTTTGGGCAGATCCAGCCTGTAGCCACCATGGTTGAGGTAAGTGCACTCATTGATCCGCTGTTAATGGTCGAGATTGAAGCAGAAGCCATAATTGAAAATGATCCAGAAGCTGAATAA
- a CDS encoding copper amine oxidase N-terminal domain-containing protein encodes MNNNMKKVSALMVLSMALSGGAAYAATLDTTQSSSPTSVAVDSALSKSVNVTVNGTAITDGYWNKDGKEAMIALRDLTDALGIELKWNKKNKSAELTKGNFWTLVMADKDQYSFNKMLITLGTAPQITDGKLFVPASFAEQVLHTQVTTTGNQVTISSEEDVKNVTERGVITGINPDTKYPSIHIGGAGTEGLVLNLGEDTVIKSADGKEIALTDLTIGMTVEAVHAPIMTMSLPPQTPTYAVTVVDTVAKESVTKSEDVLGTSGTIENVRTTKDQGTQIEISGSRLTETSPDHVILNISEDTKLVNQKGEAIKAEELTKDAKVIGFYSPMLTRSLPPIGNAWKVVVDTSGAEIVPFQ; translated from the coding sequence ATGAACAACAACATGAAAAAAGTAAGTGCCCTAATGGTCCTGTCCATGGCCCTAAGTGGAGGAGCGGCATACGCTGCGACACTGGATACTACCCAGTCCAGTAGTCCAACCTCCGTAGCTGTAGATAGTGCATTGTCTAAATCCGTAAACGTAACTGTCAACGGCACAGCGATCACGGATGGTTATTGGAACAAAGATGGCAAGGAAGCCATGATTGCACTGCGCGATCTTACGGATGCACTCGGCATTGAGCTGAAGTGGAATAAGAAGAATAAGTCGGCCGAGTTAACCAAAGGAAACTTCTGGACACTAGTTATGGCAGACAAAGATCAATATTCGTTCAATAAAATGCTGATTACTTTGGGAACAGCACCTCAAATCACCGATGGCAAGTTGTTCGTACCAGCTTCATTTGCAGAACAGGTGCTACATACCCAGGTAACAACAACCGGCAATCAAGTTACGATTTCCAGTGAAGAGGACGTGAAAAACGTTACTGAGCGCGGCGTCATTACAGGAATTAACCCGGATACCAAATATCCATCCATTCATATTGGTGGCGCGGGCACTGAAGGTCTGGTGCTTAATCTGGGTGAGGATACCGTTATCAAATCTGCTGACGGCAAGGAGATTGCACTTACCGATCTGACGATTGGCATGACTGTAGAAGCTGTACACGCACCAATCATGACCATGAGTCTTCCACCGCAAACACCGACCTATGCCGTAACTGTTGTGGATACTGTTGCTAAGGAATCCGTTACGAAATCGGAAGATGTTCTGGGTACTTCGGGTACCATTGAAAATGTAAGAACTACCAAGGATCAAGGGACCCAGATCGAGATCTCTGGCTCCCGCCTGACCGAAACATCGCCTGACCATGTCATCCTCAACATTTCGGAAGATACCAAGCTGGTCAATCAAAAAGGTGAGGCCATCAAAGCAGAGGAACTGACGAAAGACGCAAAAGTCATTGGATTCTATAGTCCAATGCTGACTCGCAGCCTGCCTCCAATCGGGAATGCATGGAAAGTGGTCGTGGATACTTCGGGTGCAGAGATTGTACCATTTCAATAA
- a CDS encoding GNAT family N-acetyltransferase has protein sequence MSDMLVALYNLPEQESGLKRLEQSSIVIRRAIAPEKQLVLDWVRSHFSQPWVDECDVSFARQPISCYIALEHGKIIGFACYEATCRNFFGPTGVSQEARGKGVGTALLLACMHAMKADGYGYAIIGSAGPVDFYARTLGAVKIENSTPGIYKGMLRAD, from the coding sequence ATGAGTGATATGTTGGTAGCGCTCTATAATTTGCCGGAGCAGGAGAGTGGATTGAAAAGACTGGAGCAGTCCTCAATCGTAATCCGAAGAGCCATTGCCCCGGAGAAACAGCTTGTGCTGGATTGGGTCAGATCGCATTTTAGCCAGCCTTGGGTGGATGAGTGTGATGTCTCCTTTGCACGCCAGCCCATATCCTGTTATATTGCCCTCGAACACGGGAAAATAATAGGATTCGCCTGTTATGAAGCGACATGCCGCAACTTCTTCGGTCCAACAGGAGTGAGCCAGGAGGCGCGGGGCAAAGGTGTAGGCACAGCTCTATTGCTCGCTTGCATGCACGCCATGAAGGCAGATGGATATGGCTATGCGATAATTGGATCGGCAGGACCAGTGGATTTTTATGCCCGGACGCTGGGTGCCGTGAAGATCGAAAATTCTACACCGGGTATTTACAAAGGCATGCTGCGGGCAGACTAG
- a CDS encoding Gfo/Idh/MocA family protein, with protein MSTSKMLHIGMIGTGSISDLHMRCYAKNENAIIYAICDLNEQRATAAAQKYDAQSVYTDYREMLKDPHVDAVSICTWNNTHAEFAIAALEAGKHVLLEKPVATNVEDALRIEEAVKKSGCTFIVGFVRRYDNNMQMLRKFIDAGEFGQLYYAKASILRRLGNPGGWFADKNRSGGGPLIDLGVHIIDQCWYLMGRPKPVTVSGNTYRKLGNRAHIEDLSFYKAADYSSAVNNVEDMANALIRFENGASLAVDVSFTLHARGEESYVKLYGERGGFELEPETLIVTEKHNTILNIEPQTDHTGLHIHSAFQNQIDHFVDCCLNGTGPISPIADGVASTKMLCAIYESAEKGQEIRLD; from the coding sequence ATGAGTACAAGTAAAATGCTGCACATCGGAATGATCGGCACCGGATCCATCTCGGATCTGCATATGAGGTGTTATGCCAAAAACGAGAACGCTATCATTTATGCCATCTGTGATCTGAACGAACAGCGCGCAACAGCCGCAGCTCAGAAATATGATGCACAGTCGGTCTACACCGATTACAGGGAAATGCTAAAGGACCCTCATGTGGATGCAGTCAGCATCTGTACATGGAACAATACGCATGCCGAATTTGCCATTGCAGCCCTGGAGGCGGGCAAGCATGTGCTGCTAGAGAAGCCTGTGGCAACGAATGTGGAAGATGCATTACGAATTGAGGAGGCCGTGAAAAAAAGCGGCTGTACCTTCATCGTTGGATTTGTGCGGCGCTACGACAACAATATGCAGATGCTGCGGAAATTTATCGATGCAGGTGAGTTTGGTCAATTGTATTATGCCAAGGCATCCATACTTCGCCGTCTGGGCAATCCTGGAGGCTGGTTCGCGGATAAGAACCGCTCTGGCGGAGGTCCTCTGATTGATCTGGGCGTACATATCATCGACCAATGCTGGTATCTCATGGGCCGGCCGAAACCTGTAACGGTAAGTGGGAACACCTATCGGAAGCTGGGTAATCGTGCTCATATCGAAGACCTCTCGTTCTACAAAGCAGCGGATTACAGTTCTGCCGTGAATAACGTAGAAGATATGGCTAACGCACTGATTCGCTTCGAGAATGGAGCTTCGCTTGCTGTGGATGTAAGTTTTACTTTGCATGCTCGCGGGGAGGAGTCCTATGTCAAATTGTACGGTGAACGCGGCGGCTTCGAGCTCGAACCTGAGACATTGATTGTTACGGAAAAACACAACACCATCCTGAATATCGAGCCGCAGACAGATCATACGGGGCTGCATATTCATAGTGCATTCCAGAATCAGATTGATCACTTTGTAGACTGCTGCTTAAACGGAACCGGACCAATCAGCCCGATTGCAGACGGGGTAGCTTCAACCAAGATGTTATGCGCAATCTATGAATCTGCTGAGAAAGGGCAGGAGATTCGTCTGGATTAA
- a CDS encoding UvrD-helicase domain-containing protein, producing MLSPNSTFYARPLGVTPAASLPQSPSAPLETSRQLVGDDHQDAPYFRSLEEAGIRLNGPQISAVRHGKGPLLTLAGAGCGKTTVLAARAGYLMEVSGVHAGSILLVTFTNKAAAEMKDRIASLPGIRPAAARAVQARTFHSFALTLLRHYGIQEEIFGEPRAQHTVIKMLLRQYGMSEAFQPESLLSMLSAWKMQGSETTDLPEKSQEERDAKRVLLGYENWKRERNKMDFDDILLRAAALLRDPAVLKPLQQRFQYIMVDEFQDTNKLQYEIVQKLASAHCNLMVVGDDDQTIYTFNGARQESILEFDKVYPGARIVTLDINYRSDARILGLGSELVARNKRRRDKRLRAAGHRGDAPRFATPSNAEEEAAWVVNQICLQVEEGLHTYRDIAILHRTASSSRAVFEQLVLKDVPFVQHGASPVFYDQSLIRPLMDHMRLSLNPRAVDALPSALGPLYVSRDAGLEWIQRSEQQQAKKYPLIHLAKWDKLKPFQQEQVKERIKLIKSLHKMKPVIAIQEMRRQFYDKYMESGDPSIFTHYKETMLETLDEFEAAAKKFETVEAFIEFADELSRRHREMESLRRSQDSDAVQLMTIHRAKGLEFPCVYWIGASEGIVPHSTALRQDIPEDQKAALAVQQTDTELDMALEEERRLAYVAITRAKKYLYVTSPASHHGKPADVSRFLLEAFGLEVPDKRKERDDSRTGHSASYGKGNGQSARSGTRSEGRDVVHRRAISYSDRDHDVHNERDEDRLSERRGSGQIRNHKAFSTTGIRQGSQVAPASSGSGSSYSGRSERTETVAIWKCSSSTCKAWLRQKPAVPTAKAAKRAAAGPPPCPLCSGSMEAGTREVPVTGRAGR from the coding sequence ATGTTAAGTCCGAACTCAACGTTCTACGCCCGTCCGCTCGGTGTTACTCCGGCGGCATCCCTGCCCCAGTCCCCGTCTGCTCCGCTGGAGACCAGCCGGCAGCTCGTGGGCGATGACCATCAGGATGCGCCTTATTTCCGCTCACTGGAAGAGGCAGGCATCCGTCTGAACGGGCCACAAATATCAGCCGTACGTCACGGCAAAGGTCCCCTGCTTACACTCGCCGGAGCCGGGTGCGGCAAAACGACCGTACTGGCGGCCAGAGCCGGTTATCTCATGGAAGTCAGCGGCGTTCATGCAGGCAGTATCCTGCTCGTGACATTTACCAACAAGGCCGCTGCCGAGATGAAAGACCGGATCGCATCATTGCCAGGTATTCGTCCTGCAGCTGCACGAGCGGTACAGGCTCGCACATTCCATTCCTTCGCCCTGACACTGCTGCGTCATTACGGCATCCAGGAAGAAATCTTTGGGGAACCACGTGCCCAGCATACCGTTATTAAAATGCTTCTGCGGCAATACGGCATGAGTGAGGCCTTCCAACCCGAAAGTCTGCTGTCCATGCTGTCTGCATGGAAGATGCAGGGCTCCGAAACGACCGACCTCCCCGAGAAATCGCAGGAGGAACGTGATGCCAAACGGGTCCTCCTCGGTTACGAGAACTGGAAACGAGAGCGTAACAAGATGGATTTCGACGATATCTTGCTGCGGGCTGCAGCCCTGCTTCGTGATCCCGCCGTGCTGAAGCCGCTTCAGCAGCGTTTTCAGTACATCATGGTCGATGAGTTCCAAGATACGAATAAACTGCAGTATGAAATTGTGCAAAAGCTCGCTTCGGCCCATTGCAACCTGATGGTTGTGGGTGACGATGACCAGACGATCTATACGTTCAATGGAGCACGCCAGGAATCCATTCTTGAATTCGATAAAGTTTACCCCGGAGCACGTATCGTGACGCTGGATATCAATTACCGCAGTGATGCACGCATCCTCGGACTTGGCAGTGAACTTGTCGCCCGCAACAAGCGGAGACGGGATAAAAGGCTGCGTGCAGCCGGTCATCGCGGAGACGCACCACGCTTCGCCACGCCTTCGAACGCAGAGGAGGAAGCAGCCTGGGTCGTGAATCAGATCTGTCTGCAGGTTGAGGAAGGATTGCACACCTATCGCGATATTGCGATCCTGCACCGAACAGCCAGCAGCAGCCGGGCCGTGTTTGAGCAGCTGGTATTAAAAGATGTGCCGTTTGTTCAGCATGGGGCTTCCCCGGTATTCTACGACCAGTCCCTCATCAGGCCCCTGATGGATCATATGCGCCTATCCCTGAATCCACGCGCTGTAGATGCTCTCCCAAGTGCACTTGGACCACTCTACGTATCCCGTGATGCCGGGCTTGAGTGGATTCAGCGCAGCGAACAGCAGCAAGCCAAAAAGTATCCGCTGATCCATCTGGCCAAATGGGACAAGCTCAAGCCTTTCCAACAGGAACAGGTCAAGGAACGCATCAAGCTGATCAAGTCGCTGCACAAAATGAAACCGGTCATCGCCATCCAGGAGATGCGCCGCCAGTTTTACGACAAATATATGGAAAGCGGCGATCCGAGCATCTTCACCCACTACAAGGAAACGATGCTGGAGACACTGGACGAATTCGAAGCCGCAGCCAAAAAGTTCGAAACGGTAGAAGCATTTATAGAGTTTGCCGATGAGCTCTCCCGCAGACACCGTGAAATGGAATCCCTGCGCCGCTCCCAGGACAGCGATGCAGTGCAGCTGATGACCATCCACCGGGCTAAGGGACTTGAATTCCCATGCGTATACTGGATCGGTGCCAGCGAGGGCATTGTGCCTCACAGTACAGCCCTGCGCCAGGATATCCCTGAAGATCAAAAGGCAGCTCTTGCAGTTCAACAGACCGATACGGAGCTGGATATGGCTCTAGAAGAAGAACGACGGCTCGCTTATGTTGCGATTACAAGGGCGAAAAAGTACTTATACGTCACTTCTCCGGCCAGTCATCATGGGAAACCGGCAGACGTATCCCGCTTTTTGCTCGAAGCCTTCGGGCTTGAGGTTCCAGACAAACGTAAAGAGCGCGACGATAGCCGAACAGGCCATTCAGCTTCGTATGGCAAAGGCAATGGACAATCTGCCCGCTCTGGTACTCGTTCCGAGGGCCGTGATGTGGTACATCGTCGTGCAATCAGCTACAGCGATCGTGACCATGACGTTCACAATGAACGTGACGAGGATCGCCTCAGTGAACGTCGTGGTAGCGGACAGATTCGCAACCATAAGGCGTTCAGCACGACAGGTATTCGTCAGGGAAGTCAGGTTGCCCCGGCTTCATCCGGTTCAGGATCTTCGTACTCAGGACGTTCTGAACGCACAGAGACGGTAGCGATCTGGAAATGCAGTTCATCTACCTGTAAGGCATGGCTTCGTCAGAAACCCGCTGTACCTACTGCAAAAGCAGCTAAACGGGCTGCAGCCGGACCGCCGCCATGCCCCCTGTGTTCAGGATCCATGGAAGCTGGAACACGCGAGGTGCCTGTAACAGGACGGGCAGGGCGATAA
- a CDS encoding zinc ribbon domain-containing protein — protein MKLLQRIKNGANKATERAQHAVEIGKLNNQIVGLQQEQEVHFTDMGRIFYEGYRAQDMTRAEKEMVDLSHLCDELQDEIDGLRSKIAELKNERLCECGHVASLDANFCPKCGRKLGEFRSTPSSTGPASVRQEAAVAQSAERPFYEETTTMEDEVDETEPYHTVIPSIADLETESEFNSAEFTQEEKEAFDAEWERRREEEMLRERERQQELDERIRYWKENNPIVNTVDVQTEVPREMVKCQICASELPKGSKWCPRCGAEQI, from the coding sequence ATGAAATTGCTTCAACGAATCAAGAACGGAGCGAACAAAGCAACAGAGCGTGCACAGCATGCTGTTGAGATTGGGAAATTAAACAATCAAATCGTGGGCTTGCAGCAGGAACAGGAAGTCCATTTTACAGATATGGGTCGCATCTTCTATGAGGGTTACCGTGCACAGGATATGACGCGCGCCGAAAAAGAAATGGTTGATCTGTCACACCTGTGCGATGAACTGCAGGATGAAATTGATGGTTTGCGCAGCAAAATTGCCGAACTCAAAAATGAGCGGCTGTGTGAATGCGGCCACGTTGCTTCACTGGATGCCAACTTCTGTCCGAAATGTGGACGTAAACTGGGTGAATTCAGATCCACTCCTTCAAGTACAGGTCCGGCATCTGTGCGGCAAGAAGCGGCTGTGGCTCAAAGTGCGGAACGCCCTTTCTATGAGGAAACGACAACAATGGAAGACGAAGTGGATGAAACTGAACCCTATCATACGGTAATCCCATCCATCGCAGATCTGGAGACCGAATCGGAATTCAACAGTGCCGAATTCACGCAGGAGGAGAAGGAGGCGTTTGATGCAGAATGGGAACGCCGCCGGGAAGAAGAGATGCTGCGCGAACGGGAAAGGCAGCAGGAACTCGATGAACGTATCCGTTACTGGAAAGAGAATAATCCGATCGTCAACACGGTTGACGTACAGACTGAAGTACCACGGGAGATGGTGAAATGCCAGATTTGTGCATCCGAGCTGCCCAAAGGCTCCAAATGGTGCCCACGCTGTGGTGCGGAACAGATCTGA